ACTGAAGATCCGAATGGGGCTGATGCTCTTCGTGTCATAGCCATCTCAATGTAGTTCCATTCCCACTCATCTGATGCAGCATTACAGCACAACATGCAGGTGGAATTGGACTGCAACTACCATGGGCTGGCATAGACTTTCATTTCAGAGATTTTGTTGGTTTTTAAGGAGATGCATGCCAAACGTGTGGTCTTACCCCCTCCCCCCATGATTTGTAATATACATTTTATGACTGGAAACTTTTGTACAACACTCCCAataaacattttgattttaagTTTATCTCCAACGAGTTCTTATGTCCAGTGCAGCCTCCTGAGTGCGTGACGTGACCAGTTCCGCCCGACTCGTCTGACTACAGGGCGGGCTGTAGGCATACCTGGCTCTTTGTGCGCATGCGCTGAAGGGCCTGCAGGACGAGCCAAGAACCGCCACAGTGAGCTGATCACTGTCTGTCCCCGGCAAGCCACACGGTAAACAAGCTTCTGGCGGCAACTGGCTCGTCTGCGCACGAGTCGGGGCTGCGCGCACGGCCTTGTGGGAGTTGCGGTTCGGCTGCCTGGATTACGTTTCCCGTAGTGCTTCGGTAGGCTTGCTTCCGGTGCAGCTACGGGTCGGTGCGCGTGGCCTTGGCACTGTTGACTTTGCGGAGCCATGGAGGGCAGCTTCGGCTCGGATTTCGGGGGCTCCGGCAGCGGGAAGCTGGACCCGGGGCTCATCATGGAGCAGGTGAAGGTGCAGATTGCCGTGGCCAACGCGCAGGAGCTGCTGCAGGTGCGGGGCGGGGCTGGCCGGGCCGGGGGCGCCCCTGTGGGCAGGCGGGCATCGTGGCTGAGGCCTTGCGTGTCTCCACAGAGAATGACGGACAAGTGTTTCCGGAAGTGCATCGGAAAGCCAGGGGGCTCCCTGGACAACTCTGAACAGGTGAGTCCCGCGGGGGTCAGGGCCGTGGGGTCTCGCGGGCTGCGGTTTGGGGCGTCTGCGCGTGCGCAGACTAACGGGACGTCGGGGCGTTGGGGAGATGGCCGCTGTGCGAGCGCTGTCTGCAGCCCGGAGGGCGCGAACTGGGTACACCGGTGGGCGTAGGGGGTTTGGGGGCATGGTGGGCCTTAGCTGAACCGTCCgtgccccctccctgcccccagaaGTGTATCGCCATGTGCATGGACCGCTACATGGACGCCTGGAACACCG
This region of Nycticebus coucang isolate mNycCou1 chromosome 2, mNycCou1.pri, whole genome shotgun sequence genomic DNA includes:
- the TIMM13 gene encoding mitochondrial import inner membrane translocase subunit Tim13; amino-acid sequence: MEGSFGSDFGGSGSGKLDPGLIMEQVKVQIAVANAQELLQRMTDKCFRKCIGKPGGSLDNSEQKCIAMCMDRYMDAWNTVSRAYNSRLQRERANM